From the Dehalococcoidia bacterium genome, one window contains:
- a CDS encoding PD-(D/E)XK nuclease superfamily protein yields MIRRDTGTGAVMEAMVLPALERGGYEYFRQVDIGERLGGGKHVVDLVAYDPEGGGFLISLKWQQVSGTAEQKVPFEAMCLVQAVLSEPERYRRAYLVLGGPSWKLRDFYTEGGLLPFMRHEDLVRIVSLESFVARANRGQL; encoded by the coding sequence TTGATCCGGCGAGACACCGGCACAGGGGCCGTGATGGAGGCAATGGTCCTGCCCGCCCTCGAACGCGGCGGCTACGAGTACTTTCGCCAGGTGGATATCGGCGAGCGGCTGGGCGGCGGCAAGCACGTGGTCGACCTCGTCGCCTACGATCCCGAAGGCGGCGGCTTCCTGATCTCCTTGAAGTGGCAGCAGGTGAGCGGCACGGCGGAGCAGAAGGTCCCCTTCGAAGCGATGTGTCTGGTCCAGGCCGTGCTCTCCGAGCCGGAGCGCTATCGGCGCGCCTACCTCGTACTCGGCGGGCCGAGTTGGAAGCTGCGTGACTTCTACACCGAGGGCGGCCTGCTGCCCTTCATGCGGCACGAAGACCTGGTGCGCATCGTCTCCCTGGAGTCCTTCGTCGCCAGGGCCAACCGCGGGCAGCTCTAA
- a CDS encoding Dam family site-specific DNA-(adenine-N6)-methyltransferase: MQSPSSATTLRPPLKWAGGKRWLVPRLRPLWEPYRDRRLVEPLCGGLAVSLGLLPTVALLNDVNPHNINFYRWLKAGLTIEMKMANEETWYYRCRRRFNGLIRRGQADSREAAELFYYLNRTGYNGLCRFNRNGEYNVPFGRHATINYVRDFRHYSSALQCWEFTTGDFEAIELRPDDFVYADPPYDVEFTQYAKEGFGWDNQVRLAEWLARHPGPVVLSNQATERIVRLYRGLGFELEFAPAPRMISCNGDRTKAIEVIATRNLPGQGRSNGAVAPSPMPPVARGQGGEA, encoded by the coding sequence GTGCAATCGCCGTCCTCAGCCACGACTCTGCGTCCGCCCCTGAAGTGGGCGGGCGGCAAGCGTTGGCTGGTGCCGCGTCTCAGGCCCCTGTGGGAGCCGTATCGAGACCGGCGGCTCGTCGAACCGCTTTGCGGCGGCCTCGCAGTCTCGCTCGGGCTGCTGCCGACGGTCGCCCTCCTGAACGACGTCAACCCCCACAACATCAACTTTTACCGCTGGCTTAAGGCCGGCCTGACCATCGAGATGAAGATGGCAAACGAAGAGACGTGGTACTACCGCTGCCGCCGGCGCTTCAACGGCCTCATCCGCCGCGGGCAGGCGGACTCGCGCGAGGCGGCCGAGCTCTTCTATTACTTGAATCGCACCGGCTACAACGGGCTCTGCCGCTTCAACCGGAACGGGGAGTACAACGTCCCCTTCGGCCGGCATGCGACCATCAACTACGTCCGGGACTTCCGTCACTACAGCAGCGCACTCCAGTGCTGGGAATTCACCACGGGCGACTTCGAGGCGATCGAACTGCGGCCCGACGACTTCGTGTACGCGGACCCGCCCTACGATGTCGAATTCACGCAGTACGCGAAGGAGGGCTTCGGCTGGGATAACCAGGTCCGCCTCGCCGAATGGCTTGCCCGTCACCCGGGTCCTGTCGTGCTCTCGAACCAGGCGACCGAGCGCATCGTCCGCCTCTACCGGGGCCTCGGCTTCGAGCTCGAGTTCGCTCCGGCCCCGCGCATGATCAGCTGCAATGGGGACCGGACCAAGGCCATCGAAGTGATCGCCACGCGCAACCTCCCCGGCCAGGGACGGAGCAACGGCGCCGTCGCACCATCTCCCATGCCTCCAGTAGCGAGAGGCCAGGGGGGTGAGGCTTGA
- a CDS encoding class I SAM-dependent methyltransferase — MADRSRVVKGHLVYAAFYDLIAGLGGRRLRELRRFAAGGASGRVLEIGCGTGANFPFYDWSQVDSLDATEPDPFMLKRARRKLAGLPEGKVTLHEAPAEALPFPDETFDTAVSTLVFCTVDQPALAAAEVKRVLKPGGYLRLVEHVRATGRSAAFQDFVQPVYGWFSAGCVLGRNTELTLAAAGFRLRVQERPSFGPFVPGLVALAQRPPA; from the coding sequence GTGGCTGACAGGAGCCGAGTCGTGAAGGGCCATCTCGTCTACGCTGCCTTCTACGACCTCATCGCGGGGCTCGGCGGACGCCGGCTGCGGGAGTTGAGGCGCTTCGCCGCCGGCGGCGCTTCCGGCCGCGTGCTCGAGATCGGCTGCGGCACCGGGGCCAACTTCCCCTTCTACGACTGGTCCCAGGTCGACTCCCTCGATGCCACGGAACCCGACCCCTTCATGCTGAAGCGCGCGCGGCGCAAGCTCGCCGGACTCCCGGAGGGCAAGGTCACGCTACATGAGGCGCCCGCGGAAGCCCTGCCCTTTCCGGACGAAACCTTCGATACCGCCGTCTCCACCCTCGTCTTCTGCACCGTTGACCAACCGGCGCTCGCCGCCGCCGAGGTCAAGCGCGTCCTCAAGCCCGGGGGATACCTGCGGCTGGTCGAGCACGTCCGCGCCACCGGCCGCTCCGCCGCCTTCCAGGACTTCGTCCAGCCCGTGTACGGCTGGTTCTCCGCCGGCTGCGTGCTCGGCCGCAACACGGAGCTGACCCTTGCTGCCGCCGGCTTCCGGCTGCGCGTCCAGGAACGTCCGTCCTTTGGCCCCTTCGTCCCCGGCCTCGTCGCCCTGGCCCAGCGGCCGCCCGCGTGA
- a CDS encoding amidohydrolase family protein, which translates to MNDDGAILITNGTLIDGSGGSPRAAMSVLVERGRISAVAPAAELGGAAAARVIDASGKWLIPGLIDMHVHVMLSGGEDALFAWLGCGITTIRDVGGAPDFMLPLREAVASGEKTGPRIVTYGPMLDGSPPIFGGGRRGPTLPGAAELTWILEDESDVDRACDDLIARGVDGFKLYAGLRPDLLTAFIRRVDGRVPVTGHLSRTWASEAIEAGINCLEHVHATVYQDVVRPEHRHPREEGNGFIPNYWTWLNTGWAEADLDADYVNRFVDLLVSRRVALSPTTVLITGGMATREALDEPGLKYTPKALAERRRQQQEMMQRMREEAERSGRPMPPVAQGDPEVGARARENELRFLRKVYDAGGILVPSTDTGAAPNQVPGFALHRELALFSEAGIPNAKVIEMATSVAARVLRRDHDYGTISPGKRADLLILGGDPIADIGNTRKVELVIKDGRPYEPQPLLERAVAGA; encoded by the coding sequence GTGAACGACGACGGCGCGATCCTGATCACGAATGGGACCCTGATCGATGGCAGTGGCGGGTCGCCGCGCGCCGCCATGTCCGTGCTGGTCGAGCGCGGGCGCATCAGCGCCGTCGCCCCAGCGGCGGAGCTGGGCGGGGCGGCTGCCGCGCGCGTCATCGACGCCTCAGGCAAGTGGCTGATCCCCGGCCTGATCGACATGCACGTCCACGTCATGCTCTCGGGCGGCGAAGATGCCCTCTTCGCCTGGCTCGGCTGCGGCATCACCACCATCCGCGACGTAGGCGGCGCGCCCGACTTCATGCTGCCGCTGCGCGAGGCGGTGGCCTCTGGTGAGAAGACCGGGCCGCGCATCGTAACCTACGGGCCCATGCTCGACGGCTCGCCGCCAATCTTCGGCGGCGGCAGGCGCGGTCCAACGCTGCCCGGCGCGGCGGAACTGACCTGGATCCTGGAGGACGAGTCGGACGTGGACCGCGCTTGCGACGATCTCATCGCGCGCGGCGTGGACGGCTTCAAGCTCTACGCCGGTCTCCGCCCGGACCTGCTCACGGCGTTCATCCGCCGCGTTGACGGCCGCGTGCCTGTGACCGGACACCTGAGCCGCACCTGGGCGTCTGAGGCTATCGAGGCCGGCATCAACTGCCTCGAGCACGTGCACGCCACTGTCTATCAGGACGTCGTGCGGCCGGAGCACCGCCACCCACGAGAGGAGGGCAACGGCTTCATACCCAACTACTGGACCTGGCTCAACACCGGCTGGGCCGAGGCCGACCTGGACGCCGACTACGTCAACCGCTTCGTTGACCTCCTCGTATCGCGCCGCGTCGCCCTGAGCCCCACCACCGTCCTCATCACGGGCGGGATGGCGACGCGCGAGGCCCTGGACGAGCCGGGCTTGAAGTACACCCCGAAAGCCCTTGCCGAGCGCCGGCGACAACAGCAAGAGATGATGCAGCGTATGCGCGAGGAGGCCGAGCGCTCGGGCCGTCCGATGCCGCCAGTGGCCCAGGGCGACCCTGAAGTCGGCGCGCGAGCGCGGGAGAACGAGCTCCGCTTCCTCCGCAAGGTCTACGATGCCGGCGGCATCCTGGTGCCGAGCACCGACACGGGCGCGGCCCCGAACCAGGTGCCTGGCTTCGCCCTGCACCGCGAGCTTGCCCTCTTCTCCGAGGCAGGCATCCCGAACGCGAAGGTCATCGAGATGGCGACCAGCGTCGCCGCCCGCGTCCTCCGCCGCGACCACGACTACGGCACGATATCCCCGGGGAAGCGCGCAGACCTCCTCATCCTCGGCGGCGACCCGATCGCGGACATCGGCAACACCCGCAAAGTGGAGTTGGTCATCAAGGACGGCAGGCCTTACGAGCCCCAGCCATTGCTTGAGCGCGCGGTCGCCGGAGCGTGA
- a CDS encoding DUF4386 family protein: protein MRTDVFRMSGLSALLFAAAFIGAAALGGVSGVDVYIDDDEIGMLLEDIRDNEAAFAATNIANLLMAVFLIPIFPGLFYAAREEDRPWVVVACSFMLVAAVFMLVSGLAGMMLVDTQDYFNASGPLQEAIGRDFLVVLAFHVFFFYGPPIGIGLLIMGLVSLRSGFFHKAVGWIGIVAGLGGISIFGWFIVLPGLLVWSLAIAWSLLRPRAGSPRLAPAAA, encoded by the coding sequence TTGAGGACTGACGTATTTCGAATGTCCGGTCTTTCCGCGCTGCTCTTTGCCGCGGCCTTCATTGGCGCCGCTGCGCTGGGCGGAGTAAGCGGAGTCGACGTCTACATTGACGACGACGAGATAGGCATGCTGCTGGAGGACATCAGGGACAACGAGGCAGCGTTCGCGGCCACGAACATCGCGAACCTCCTTATGGCTGTCTTCCTCATACCGATTTTCCCGGGCCTGTTCTACGCCGCCCGCGAGGAAGACAGGCCCTGGGTGGTCGTCGCCTGCTCCTTCATGCTCGTGGCCGCGGTGTTCATGCTTGTCTCGGGCCTCGCTGGCATGATGCTTGTCGACACGCAAGATTACTTCAACGCTTCCGGTCCCCTCCAGGAAGCGATCGGTCGCGACTTTCTCGTGGTGCTCGCCTTTCACGTCTTCTTCTTCTACGGACCGCCGATAGGGATCGGGCTGCTGATCATGGGCCTCGTCTCGTTGCGGTCGGGGTTCTTCCACAAGGCTGTCGGCTGGATCGGAATCGTCGCTGGCCTCGGCGGTATCAGCATCTTCGGCTGGTTCATCGTCCTTCCGGGACTCCTGGTCTGGTCTCTTGCCATCGCTTGGTCGCTGCTCCGGCCACGAGCAGGATCGCCGCGGTTAGCGCCGGCCGCCGCCTGA